In the Marinitoga hydrogenitolerans DSM 16785 genome, AAAACAAACTTTTCAACAGGAATAAGTTTTACTATCATTCCTTTAATAAAGTTTGTATTATCAGTAGCTTCAAAGGTCATACCAGAATTAGGATTAAAAACCTCTATTTTGTAATCCGCTTTGTCAATTCCCATTTTTCCTAATAAGGTGTTTAAATCAAAATTTTCTTTTACATCAAAAAGTATCTTTCCTCCGCCATTATTAGAACTCACATAAACATAATTTTCTATACTTTCAAATTCTACAATTTCACCAACTTTTAATTTAGAATTTTCATCTACATTATCTATTTTCCCATTTTCTTTATCATAAACAGTATACGTAATATATTTAGGTTCAACACCCAATTTGGCCATCAATGTTTTTATTGTAAAAGGTTCGTTTTTTTCAAATATAACCTTACCACCTTTATTTAATCCAAATACATAAACATATTTTTCTAATTTATTAAAAATAACAGTATCGCCTTTTTGAAGAGATATATTTTGATTCTTTTTTAAATCTTCAAAAGTATAATTTAAAACAGTATCATTTCTTAATATAATAATAGAACTCTCGAAATTTTCTGGGTTGATATTTGATGATGAAATGATATCTTTTAAAGTAATACCTTCAAAATATTGTATTGTTTTTATACCAAAATCTGTATAAATTGTAATATTTGTATTGAATTCAAAAGGAATAACAATAGTTGAATTTTCAGGAACAATAGGATCGTCTTTTAATAATAAACCTTTGAATAAATTTGTTATATCAACTTTTTCTTCTTTTCCATTTGGATATTTTACAATTGCATAAGAACTTTTCCAAGGTTCTGCAAAACCACCACTTAAAGATATAATTTTTGTTAAAGTTAATGTGGGTTTTGGAAGTTGAATAATACCAGATTTTTTCACATTACCTATTACTTGAACCTCAAATGGAGCATAATTTATAACACCTAAAGTTACATTAGGTGATTTTATATATGTACTGATCTTTTCTTTTATTTCTTTTTCAAGATTTTCTATTGTTTTACCATAAGCGTTTAATCTTCCAATTGGAGGAACTGTAATAATTCCATCAGGACCAACTATTATTTTTTGATTTGAATATTCAGGGTATCCAAAAACCCATAATCCTAAAACATCACCCG is a window encoding:
- a CDS encoding polysaccharide biosynthesis/export family protein, which gives rise to MKLKTSIFLILLLTVSIFANYTLRTGDVLGLWVFGYPEYSNQKIIVGPDGIITVPPIGRLNAYGKTIENLEKEIKEKISTYIKSPNVTLGVINYAPFEVQVIGNVKKSGIIQLPKPTLTLTKIISLSGGFAEPWKSSYAIVKYPNGKEEKVDITNLFKGLLLKDDPIVPENSTIVIPFEFNTNITIYTDFGIKTIQYFEGITLKDIISSSNINPENFESSIIILRNDTVLNYTFEDLKKNQNISLQKGDTVIFNKLEKYVYVFGLNKGGKVIFEKNEPFTIKTLMAKLGVEPKYITYTVYDKENGKIDNVDENSKLKVGEIVEFESIENYVYVSSNNGGGKILFDVKENFDLNTLLGKMGIDKADYKIEVFNPNSGMTFEATDNTNFIKGMIVKLIPVEKFV